The following are from one region of the Littorina saxatilis isolate snail1 linkage group LG4, US_GU_Lsax_2.0, whole genome shotgun sequence genome:
- the LOC138965079 gene encoding uncharacterized protein: MTPQKRTWINRRRREQRAAKKASQSAQIEASSTTTSQSAQTEASSTTTIPVSDPTTPMSSSLATPSMSCPSGYQNRNTKYKAVSKVRNSMPESPAKYAAVVDSLARIKSPRKRAALTDLGFLATKSKKQLQFSNNIEEELKDICQNLKSSRTKKNRQRRAVACKVLMKSRTGSLSHLRKKFGVSWQFLVKNVSKNDDDDDDDDRKKRKDALPQETCEAVQKFFSRGDISREDPSSSSVNAKTQEPSRFMEKTLKEAHVQFQQETNRRFSFSKFASLRPKRTKTVKYNRLKTCLCEYCANVEMKKEAVNKLLTKHGHHDKLLGTKYDVADMTLCDKNQCQHFHKKKCIDRSCTECGVAKLRRHLQDVLDSHADAPVSWTAWQLENQVYHNRDGQEATTSKRALVNREGPLDQLVTELEENLASFAAHLANAQWQHQQFSHLADNLPEGWVLLCMDFGENFSCFYQDEAQGAHWSKQQVTVHPVVAIFHCPEDGEIMRETFCFVSPDLKHDSHAVQHFSVGVIHSLQGSGVVCNKVIHFSDGCAGQYKGKTNFVDASFSLQDTGCELEKHFFGSRHGKGPCDAEIGVLKRIAGLAVRRRKAVIASAQDLFVYARDNLTKPQNRLLHSHRRRSFVFVPLGTINREREDRTSGVKTLPGTRSLHGIRGQHPYLVSFRERSCFCLPCVQKEGRCQNLDFCGAWKEFSMKVNRRRGNGNNPPCAQVAADDQPAPAHAMDQPAPADHPAPDQPAPADHPAPLDLPAPADLPALNQPAPTDAMDQHAPVVQPTPVDQPTSDDQPTPADQPTSDDQPTPADAVDQPAGSAQKLPVKVGDFVLVTVYNTSGAQSKDFVAFVKSLEASRAFVSFLRKQGGSFCYPDNPDESFVLLKDFKEILPEPHFDRRGHFFFQ, from the exons ATGACTCCGCAGAAGCGAACATGGATTAATCGGAGACGGCGTGAGCAACGAGCGGCAAAGAAGGCGTCACAATCTGCTCAGATTGAAGCTTCCTCAACAACCACGTCACAATCTGCTCAGACTGAAGCTTCCTCAACAACCACCATCCCAGTGTCTGATCCCACAACACCCATGTCCAGTTCTCTGGCTACACCCTCCATGTCATGTCCGTCTGGGTATCAAAACAGGAACACCAAATACAAGGCTGTTTCTAAAGTGAGGAACTCCATGCCAGAATCTCCTGCAAAGTATGCTGCAGTTGTTGACAGTTTGGCCAGAATCAAGTCGCCAAGGAAACGGGCTGCACTTACAGATCTTGGTTTTCTTGCTACAAAGAGTAAAAAGCAGTTGCAATTTTCTAACAACATTGAAGAGGAACTTAAGGACATCTGTCAGAACCTGAAGTCAAGCCGCACAAAGAAGAACAGACAAAGAAGAGCTGTCGCTTGCAAGGTTTTGATGAAATCGAGGACAGGGTCTTTGTCCCATTTGAGGAAGAAGTTTGGAGTCAGTTGGCAGTTTCTTGTCAAAAATGTCAGcaagaatgatgatgatgatgatgatgatgacaggaAGAAGAGGAAAGATGCTCTCCCACAGGAAACCTGCGAAGCTGTTCAGAAGTTTTTCAGCAGGGGAGACATTTCCAGGGAGGATCCCTCATCATCTTCTGTCAATGCAAAAACACAGGAGCCGTCTCGCTTCATGGAAAAGACTCTGAAAGAAGCTCATGTGCAGTTTCAACAGGAAACGAACAGAAGATTTTCCTTTTCAAAATTTGCCTCTCTTAGGCCCAAGAGaacaaaaacagtcaaataCAACAGGCTGAAGACTTGTCTATGCGAGTACTGTGCCAATGTCGAAATGAAGAAGGAAGCAGTCAACAAACTCCTGACAAAGCATGGCCACCACGACAAACTGCTGGGCACAAAATATGATGTTGCGGACATGACACTTTGTGATAAGAATCAGTGTCAACACTTCCACAAGAAGAAGTGTATTGATCGATCCTGCACTGAATGTGGAGTGGCTAAACTGAGGCGCCATCTGCAGGACGTTCTTGATAGTCATGCTGATGCACCAGTTTCCTGGACAGCGTGGCAGCTTGAGAACCAAGTGTATCACAACCGTGATGGACAGGAGGCCACCACCAGCAAAAGAGCTCTGGTCAACAGGGAAGGTCCCCTGGATCAGCTAGTTACAGAGCTGGAAGAAAACTTGGCATCTTTCGCTGCGCACTTGGCCAACGCACAATGGCAGCATCAGCAGTTTTCCCACCTCGCCGACAATTTGCCGGAAGGATGGGTGCTGCTATGCATGGATTTTGGTGaaaacttttcttgtttttaccaaGATGAAGCACAAGGAGCACACTGGTCAAAACAGCAAGTGACGGTCCACCCAGTCGTCGCCATTTTTCACTGCCCGGAGGATGGTGAGATCATGCGagagacattttgttttgtctcgCCTGATCTGAAGCATGATAGTCATGCAGTACAGCATTTTAGTGTGGGCGTCATCCACAGTCTACAGGGCTCTGGAGTAGTCTGCAACAAAGTCATCCACTTCTCCGATGGCTGTGCAGGACAGTATAAGGGGAAGACAAACTTTGTTGATGCATCCTTCTCCCTGCAAGACACAGGATGTGAGCTGGAGAAACATTTCTTTGGCAGCCGTCACGGAAAAGGACCATGTGACGCAGAGATTGGCGTCCTGAAGAGGATTGCTGGTCTCGCCGTGCGCAGACGCAAGGCCGTGATTGCTTCAGCCCAGGATCTGTTTGTCTATGCCAGAGACAACTTGACGAAGCCTCAAAACAGACTCCTCCACAGCCATCGGAGACGTTCTTTTGTCTTTGTGCCCTTGGGCACAATAAATAGGGAGCGGGAGGACAGAACATCAGGGGTGAAGACCTTGCCAGGCACCAGGAGTTTACATGGCATCAGGGGACAGCATCCCTACCTAGTCAGCTTCAGAGAGAGGAGCTGTTTCTGCCTTCCCTGTGTGCAAAAGGAAGGAAGATGCCAAAACCTGGACTTCTGTGGAGCATGGAAGGAATTCTCAATGAAGGTCAACAGGCGAAGAGGCAACG GAAACAATCCACCTTGTGCGCAAGTTGCCGCAGATGACCAGCCTGCCCCAGCTCACGCAATGGACCAGCCTGCACCAGCTGACCACCCTGCCCCGGACCAGCCTGCACCAGCTGACCACCCTGCCCCACTTGACCTTCCCGCCCCAGCTGACCTGCCCGCCCTGAACCAGCCTGCTCCAACTGATGCAATGGACCAACATGCCCCAGTTGTCCAGCCCACCCCAGTTGACCAGCCCACCTCAGATGACCAGCCCACCCCAGCTGACCAGCCCACCTCAGATGACCAGCCCACCCCAGCTGATGCAGTGGACCAACCTGCTGGCTCTGCACAAaa GCTTCCCGTCAAAGTTGGTGATTTTGTGCTTGTAACGGTATACAACACGTCTGGGGCCCAGAGCAAAGACTTCGTGGCATTT GTCAAGAGTTTGGAGGCCAGCAGGGCTTTTGTCAGCTTCCTCAGAAAGCAGGGGGGGAGCTTCTGCTACCCTGACAACCCAGATGAGTCTTTCGTCTTGCTGAAAGACTTCAAGGAAATCCTGCCCGAGCCCCACTTCGACAGAAGAGGGCACTTTTTTTTTCAGTGA